One window of Globicephala melas chromosome 5, mGloMel1.2, whole genome shotgun sequence genomic DNA carries:
- the FGB gene encoding fibrinogen beta chain — MVSWNFQKFKTMKHLLLLLLCVFIIKGQAIDDYDEEEDVRANLRCFHLDARGHRPYDKKREEPPSLRPVPPPISGDGYKARPAKTANRQKKVERKPPDADGCLHADPDLGVLCPTGCQLQDTLVKEERLTRKNVEELMTNIESVSQTTSSTFQYITLLRNIWKERQKQVKDNENVINEYSSQLEKHQLYIDETVNSNIPTKLRVLRSILENLRSKIQKLESDVSTQMEYCRSPCTVTCNIPVVSGRECEEIIRNGGETSEMYLIQPDSSTKPYRVYCDMKTERGGWTVIQNRQDGSVDFGRKWDPYKEGFGNIATNADGKKYCGVPGEYWLGNDKISQLTRLGPTKLFIEMEDWKGDKVTALYEGVTVQNEANKYQLSVSNYKGTAGNALIEGASQLVGENRTMTIHNSMFFSTYDRDNDGWKTTDPRKQCSKEDGGGWWYNRCHAANPNGRYYWGGPYTWDMAKHGTDDGVVWMNWQGSWYSMKKMSMKIRPYFPEH, encoded by the exons ATGGTTTCTTGGAACTtccaaaaatttaaaaccatgaaacatctactactgctactattgTGTGTTTTTATAATTAAGGGCCAAGCTATTGATGACTACGATGAG GAAGAAGATGTCAGAGCTAATTTAAGATGT TTTCATTTGGATGCCCGTGGTCATCGACCCTATGACAAGAAGAGGGAAGAGCCTCCCAGCCTGAGACCCGTCCCCCCTCCCATCAGCGGAGATGGCTATAAGGCTCGTCCAGCCAAAACAGCTAACCGCCAGAAGAAAGTGGAGAGAAAACCCCCTGATGCTGACGGCTGCCTGCACGCTGACCCAGACCTG GGCGTGTTGTGTCCTACAGGATGTCAGTTGCAAGATACTTTGGTAAAAGAGGAAAGACTAACCAGAAAGAATGTAGAAGAGTTAATGACTAATATAGAGTCTGTTTCCCAGACCACTTCTTCCACCTTTCAGTATATAACTCTGCTAAGAAACATTTGGAAAGAGAGGCAGAAGCAAGTAAAAG ataatgaaaatgtaataaatgagTACTCCTCACAGCTGGAAAAGCACCAGTTATATATAGATGAGACTGTGAACAGTAATATTCCAACTAAACTTCGTGTGCTCCGTTCAATTCTGGAAAATCTGAGaagcaaaatacaaaaattaGAATCGGATGTCTCAACTCAGATGGAATACTGCCGCAGCCCGTGTACTGTCACTTGCAATATTCCTGTGGTGTCTGGCAGAG AATGTGAGGAAATTATCAGGAATGGAGGTGAAACATCTGAAATGTATCTCATTCAGCCTGACAGTTCTACCAAACCATATAGAGTATACTGTGATATGAAAACAGAAAGAGGAG GATGGACAGTAATTCAGAACCGTCAAGATGGTAGTGTTGACTTTGGCAGGAAATGGGATCCATATAAGGAAGGATTTGGAAATATTGCAACCAATGCAGATGGGAAAAAATACTGTGGTGTACCAG gtGAGTATTGGCttggaaatgacaaaattagTCAGCTTACCAGGTTGGGACCCACAAAGCTTTTTATTGAAATGGAGGACTGGAAAGGAGATAAGGTGACAGCACTCTATGAAGGAGTCACTGTACAGAATGAGGCCAACAAATATCAACTCTCAGTGAGCAACTACAAGGGCACAGCTGGCAATGCCCTCATAGAAGGAGCTTCTCAGCTGGTGGGAGAAAACCGGACTATGACCATCCACAACAGCATGTTCTTCAGCACATACGACAGAGACAACGATGGCTG GAAAACTACAGATCCCAGAAAGCAGTGTTCTAAAGAGGATGGTGGTGGATGGTGGTATAATAGATGTCATGCGGCCAATCCAAATGGCAGATACTACTGGGGTGGCCCTTATACCTGGGACATGGCAAAGCACGGCACAGACGATGGAGTGGTGTGGATGAACTGGCAGGGGTCCTGGTACTCAATGAAGAAGATGTCCATGAAGATCAGGCCCTACTTCCCAGAGCACTAG